One window from the genome of Cricetulus griseus strain 17A/GY chromosome 2, alternate assembly CriGri-PICRH-1.0, whole genome shotgun sequence encodes:
- the Pde6d gene encoding retinal rod rhodopsin-sensitive cGMP 3',5'-cyclic phosphodiesterase subunit delta isoform X2: MEKFRLEQKVYFKGQCLEEWFFEFGFVIPNSTNTWQSLIEAAPESQMMPASVLTGNVIIETKFFDDDLLVSTSRVRLFYV; this comes from the exons ATGGAAAAATTCCGCCTGGAACAAAAAGTTTACTTCAAAGGGCAATGCCTAGAAG agTGGTTCTTCGAGTTTGGCTTTGTGATCCCTAACTCCACAAATACCTGGCAGTCCTTGATAGAAGCAGCACCCGAGTCCCAGATGATGCCCGCCAGCGTCCTAAC GGGCAATGTCATCATAGAGACAAAGTTCTTTGACGACGACCTTCTTGTCAGCACGTCCAGGGTGAGGCTTTTCTATGTCTGA